The genome window TTTCCAAAAATCATGCAATAAATACCATTTTCATAGACTAAAAAATTTAACAAATCGCTATTATTTATAGATATAGCTGAGCTAAATTCAAGCCTATTTTGCCAATAAATCTCCATTGCACTAGCTGTAGGAATTCTACCGCCGCTTATATGTAGCTGTGTGATAGCTCCTTCATCGCTAAGCTTTTTAAAATAGACTCTAATAGTAGATGCCGGAATAGACACATTCATTCTCATACCAAGTTCGCTTGATCCAATTGGCTCATTGGCTTCTAGATATGCGTGAATGATAGACTCTAATATTAAATCTCTTTTATCTACTTTCATTATTAGCACTCTTTATATTTAATTGCTAAATGGATTATACAACATTGAGCCAACCTTTGTCAAGTATTTTAAGCAAAAATATTAAAATTATTAAATTTATTTAGCAATTAGTATCTTTAACTGCTTATAACTTAGAAATATTATTTAAATAAAAGAAAAATATAAGTTATATGTAGAGCAAATTTTATTAATATTTAATATGCTCTAAAGTATAATTAGAATCTTAAGAATTAAAGGGGATAAATTGAGTAATTTAACAGCTAAAGAAAGAGATGATTTAGAACAGATATTTGCTCAGATTCAAATCGCTAAGTTTAGATTTAATATCTGGCACTACTATAAAATGCTAAATAAAAAAGGTCAATTAGCGATCAGATTACTAAGACATAAGAGCAAAAGGCTACTTAAATAGCTCTGGATAGCTCTTTTTCATATGGTCTATTACAGCGATAACCTCATCTACGCCACTTGCGTTACTATTTTCTAGCACATCATCTATAACCTCTATATATCTATCAAAAGCTTCATTTAATAGCTCTTTTTTAACACCAGAATAATACAACATACCTAAAGTTGCCAATTCAAGCTCATAGCTCATCTCTTCTAGAGTAATCTCATTTTCATAATTTTTCATTACTATTCTCCTGTTTTTTTATTAATTAAATTTACTACTTGTGCTTTTATTTCATCATAATTATAGCTATCACTAAATCCAGCAAAAAAACCTCCACTAGCATTCTTATGCCCTCCGCCATCGCAAAGCTCTTTTGCCATTAGGCTTACATCAAATTCGCCATTCGATCTAAAACTCATAGTTTTTTTGCTAGTCATATCTATAAAAAAATCAAATTCAGGATTAGCTACTAAAAAGTCGTTGCCAATTACACTAGCACTTCCTATATTATAAGTCAAAATCCCCTTACTGCCACGGTAGTTTATGCTAAATTTATCTTTATTGGCTCCAAGGCGTCTTACTAGATAGTTAGAGTTTAGATTGCTTAAAGTATCATCGTTTTTAAGATAAAAAAACTCTTTTTTAATCCCATGAAGTCTATTATCAAGCTCAATATGGGCATTATTAAGACTTAAAAACTCACAAAAGTTTCTCATTAAATAAAAGATATACTCTATATGCTCATCTTCAAACATTACCTTATTTATCTCTTTTGCTCCAGCAATTGCACCCATACACACTTTGCCAAGTTCAAAATTTGGATCATCTTTAAGCCAGATATCTACTGCATTTACAACATCACAATATGCACCCAATCTCTCATCAGCTCCAAACATCGCACTAAAAAAATCATAGCAAATCTTAGTAGCGCTTCTAGAGTTATCAAGATAGTACCAAGAAAACTCCTGAGCGCACTCAGCACCAGTTTGATGATGATCAAGCAAAATTAATTTAACATCTTTGCCTTTTAATTGCTCTTCATAGCTTTGGCATTGAGCTTTGGTTAAGTTTAGATCTGTTATTAAAATTACAGCCTTTTCATCTCCAATTTTAGATATTATGTGCGACATCTTTTTATCGATCTCTTTACCGTAGTTTGAGTTATAAAATTCAACATTTTTTAAATAAAAACTACTAACAAACTGACAAGAGTACCCATCTAAATCAGTATGACTAAGATGATAAATTTTCATTTTATTCCTTTATTAAAGTTCTGGTATCTCTATGGTACCAAGCGTTTCAAACTGCGTATTTGGCGCAATCTCAGCAAAGCTTAACACTGCTATATCAATTGAGAAATTTTGAACTATATTGGCTATAAATTTGCGAATACTTGGTTCAACACAAAGCACCATATCTCCTTGCTCGCTTATAGGTCTATTTTCTCTTTTTGCCCTTAAAGCACTTACAATAGCTGAAGTTTGAGCGACATTAATCATCATTGTGTATGCCCCATCTTTATAGCTTAAGCTTTCAATTAGCTTTTGTTGAGCTGGAGCATCTAAGATATAGAAGTTTAACTGACCATTTTCATCAGAATATATAGATGTTATTACCCTAGCTAGAGCTGCACGTACATGTTCGATAATCATATCTAAATTCTTACTAACTTCTGCTACATCGCTAATAGCTTCAAGAATACTTAACATATCTTTAATTGGTATATTATCTTTAAGAAGAGCTTTTAATACCTTTTGGATAACGCCTACTCCGACTACTTTTAGTGTATCTTCCACTACCACAGAGTATTCAGATTTTACCTTTTCAAGTATATTTTGAACCTCTTGTTTTGTTAGTAGCTCACTAGCATTTTGCTTAACCAACTCACTCATATGAGTAGAAATAACACTAGCTGCATCAGCAACTGTATAGCCACTTAATATAGCATCTTCTTTATAGTTTTGATCGATCCATAAAGCATCAAGCCCAAAGGCTGGATCTTTTACTGCAATTCCATCAATATCAGCACTAACATATCCGCTATCCATAGCTAAACATTTATCAGGATAGACTATACCCGAGCCAATTACGACACCTTTTAGCTTAAATTTATACTCATTTGGCCCAAGTAAAATATTATCTCTAAGCCTGATCTTTGGCATTAAAAATCCTAGCATTGTAGCCATATTTCGCCTCATAGCACGAATTCTCTCAACCAAATCCCCATCAGCAAGCTTTAAAAGTCCATAGCCTAAATCAAGCTCTAAAATTTCAATCTTTAATATATCATCAATTTTAGCTTGTTCTTCCATAGCGATCTCTTCTTCGCTTTTTTTAGGTATTTTGTTTGCAGATGCTGGAGCAGCTTTGCTTCCAGTTGGACTTTGCTGAGATGATTGCTTATCATTTTTAATAGCACTAAAATCTATTTTGCCATCTTCTATCTGTTTCATCACAAAACCAATTCCAATAAATAATAACCCCATAAATCCAAGCGATAAAGTAGGAAGTCCTGGAACTAAAGCAAATACAAAAAGAATAAAACCAACTATTAATAAGGTCTTATACTCACCAAGTAGTTGATTTACCACACCTTCAGCAAAATTATCTTCATCTTTACTAGCTCTTGTGATGATAATAGCTGTTGCAGTTGAAGTAATAAGTCCTGGAATTTGACTTACTAAGCCATCACCAATTGTAAGGATAGTATATGTAGATGCAGCATCTTTGATCGCCATATCATATTGAAATGCACCAATTAAAAATCCGCCAATAATATTAATAATAGTAATAATAATACCAGCTACAGCATCACCTTTTATAAATTTACTAGAACCATCCATTGCGCCATAAAAATTAGCTTCTGATATAATGTCTTGACGCCTTTGTTTGGCTGTTTGTTCATCTATTAATCCAGCATTTAAATCAGCATCAATTGCCATTTGCTTACCAGGCATTGCATCAAGTGTAAATCTAGCTTGAACCTCACTTACACGAGTTGAACCCTTAGTAACAACCATAAAATTTATAAGTACTAATATACAAAATACTATTATACCAATTACATAATTACCGCCGACAACAAACTTACCAAAACTAGCAATAATTTCACTTACCTCTTCAGGCCCATTGTGCCCCTCGCTTAATATCATTCTAGTTGTTGCTATATTAAGCGCTAATCTAAATAGAGTAACAATTAAAACAAGAGTAGGAAATGTACTAAGGTCTGTAGGCTTTGGTATATAAATAGATATTAATATTATAAGAACTGATATAGCTATAGATAAAGCCAAGAAAAAATCAAGTACAGCACTAGGTAGCGGTACTATAATAATAGCCAAAATAGCTACAATAACAAAAACTACAGTTAAACTCTTAGCTTTAATAATTGGCGCTAAAAATGGCGCCACCATGGTTAAAATATTGCGTTTTGCCAAATTATCTCTTCATAATATCAGCTAATGTTATCTGATCTAAAAACTCATCAATTCGCCCTTGCAAGTCATTAAACATAGGCCAAATTTTGCACCCATCTCCCTTGCTACTTGGACAATCGCACCTAGAACTTGCGCACTCAAACACATTAACTTTACGCTTTTCAGCACTCTCTAAAATATATTTGATACTCAAATTTGATGGCTTATCAGCTAAGACAAACCCACCATTTGCACCTTTAAAAGAGTTAAGTATCCCCTCTTTTGCTAAATTTTGCAAAATTTTTGCTAAAAAACTTTTTGAAATTCCAAGCTCTGATGATATAGTATCTACATCCTTTGGATGTTTTGCTTGTGATAATAAGATTAATGACAGCATAGCATATTCACTAGCTTTGGTAAATAACACCTCTACTCCTTAGAATTTTAAATTCGGATATTCTACTCAAAAATAGATTAATATTAACTTTTTTTGAAGTATACTACTGCCTAAATTTTAATATTTAGGATAAAAAATGGCTAATTTATGGATAGCGACTTTTATATGGGCGTTTTCTTTTCCGCTTATTGGTCACTATATTGCCGGAGTTGTAGATAGCTATTTTGCTGTGCTTTTTCGCTCTAGTGTGGCATTTTTAATCTTTTTACCATTTTTAAATTTGAGTTTAAATTTGAGTTTAAAACTTAAATTACTTGCCATTGGTGGCTTGCAAATTGGACTTATGAGTATATTTTATTATCACTCTTTTTTATATCTTAACGTTAGCGAGGTAGCACTTTTTACTATTTTTACACCATTTTATCTTAGCTTAATTTATGATTTAATATCTAAAAAATTTAAAAAACTATATCTAATTAGCATTGCTTTATGCATATTTGGTGCCTTTGTGATTAAATTTGAGAGCTGGAATTTTAACTCATTATATGGTTTTGTATTGGTACAAATGGCAAATATCTGCTTTGGTGCAGCACAAGCTCTTTATAAGATTACTTGCGAAAATATAGGTAGCTATAAAGGCTATTTTGGATATTTTTATTTAGGGGCAGTTTTAGTTTCTAGTTGTAGTTTTATTATTTTTGGAGATACTCAATTACTTCCAAAAGAGCCAAAAAGCTGGATAATTTTACTATATCTCGGAGCTATCTCTTCTGGACTTGGATATTATCTATGGAATAGCGGTGCAATTAGAGTTGATAGTGGCGTTTTGGCTATTATGAATAATGCTATAATCCCAATAGCAATTTTGGTAAATGCAATTTTTTGGGGTATAGATTTTGAGCCTATTAAAATGATAATTGGCGGATTTTTAATCATTTTAGCACTTTTATTACAGAATAAATTTAAGACAATGTATAATATTTAAACTGATTTTTAGTATAATACAAGATTTTTAAATTTAGGAATTTGATAGTTGCTTAAACATTTTTTTACAAATAGTATTGGAATTTTATGCTCTAGAGTGCTTGGATTTATTAGAGATTTAATGACGGCAAATGCTCTTGGCGCAAGTATTTGGAGTGATATATTTTTTGTAGCGTTTAAGCTGCCTAATCTATTTCGTAGACTCTTTGGAGAGGGTGCATTTTCTCAAGCTTTTATGCCAAATTTAATTAAAATATCACAAAAGGGGCTATTTGCTGCTGAGATTTTAATCAAGCTTAGTCTTACTATGCTTATTATTAGCTTAATTGTAATGCTATTTGCCCCACTTGTTACAAAGATTTTGGCCTATGGGTTTAGTGCTGATACTATCGCTCTTGCCGTACCTTTAGTTAGGATTAATTTTTGGTATCTTTTGGCTATTTTTATAGTTACTCTACTCTCATCAATGCTTCAATATAAAAATCACTTTGCTACTACAGCTTTTAGCACAGCACTATTAAATATCTCTATGATAATAGCTCTATTATTAGCTATGAATTTAGATCAAAAAACTGCAGCCTTATATCTTAGCTGGGGAGTTGTAATTGGTGGATTATTGCAAGTTTTATCACATATCATTGCATTAAAAAAAGTAAATTTACTCCGTTTATTAACTCTTGGCATAGCCAAATTTGCCAAAGGCAAAAGAGCTAAAGCTAAAGGTTTTTGGCAAAACTTTGGCCATGGTATTATGGGTAGTAGTGCCAATCAATTAAGTGATTTTATATCTACATTTATAGCTAGTTTTTTAGCCACAGGAGCAATTAGCTATCTATACTATGCAAATAGAATATTTCAGCTACCTCTTGCACTTTTTGCTATTGCTCTATCAACTGCAATCTTTCCAAAAATTACCAAAGCAATTAAATCAAATAATAACCAAATAGCTCTAAATTTATTTAAAAAAAGTTTTAGCTTGCTATTTTTTTTACTACTATTTTCTACTATTGGTGGATATATTTTATCCAAAGAGATTATCTGGCTGCTATTTCAAAGAGGTGAATTTAATACTCAAAATACTATAGAATCAGCAAAAGTTTTACAGATGTATATACTTGGACTTTTACCTTTTGGACTTTATAAGCTATTTTCACTTTGGTTATATGCCAAAATGCAGCAAAAAATTGCAGCCAAAATTGCTATATATTCACTGTTTATCAATACAGCTTTATGTATAATCTTATTTAAGCCATTAGGTGCTAGTGGGCTTGCACTTGCTGGTAGTATTAGTGGTGTATTTTTGTTGGTATATGTAATTTTTGTATTTGGTATTAGGCAATTTTTAGGTATAATCCTTGAGAAAATAAATTTAATTACCATAATTTTATCAGCAGTTTTTGCCTATTTATTAATAGAATTAAAGGACTTTGTATATGCAAATTTATGATACAGTTTTAAAGCAAAAAGTCAAGCTTTCTCCATTAAATAAAGATGAGATAAATATATATGTGTGTGGTCCAACAGTTTATGATGATGCTCATCTAGGACACGCAAAATCTAGCATTAGCTTTGATCTGCTTAGGCGAGTTTTAATAGCTCTTGGGTATAAGGTTAAGTTTGTCAAAAACTTTACTGATATAGATGATAAAATTTTAGCTAAAATGAAATCTAGCAATCAAAGCTTAGAGCAGATAACAACCTACTATATAGATAGATATAAAAACGATATGAACGCTTTAAATGTCTTAAATGCCGATATAGAACCTAAAGCCACAGAGTCGCTTGATGCGATTATAAATTATATTCAAAAACTAGAACAAAATGGCGCTACATATAGACTTGAAGATGGGATTTATTTTGATACAAGTAAAGATGATAAATATCTTAGTCTAAGTGGTAGAAAAGATGAAAATCTCATAGCTAGAGTAGCAAGTAGTGGCACCAAAAAAGATGAAAAAGACTTCGTGCTATGGAAATTTGATGATCAATGGTACGATAGTCCATTTGGCAAGGGGCGACCAGGCTGGCATACTGAGTGCGTAGCAATGATTGAGCAGATATTTGCAAAGATGATTGATATACATGCTGGTGGAGCTGATCTACTCTTTCCTCACCATGAAAACGAAGCTGCACAATGCCGATGCGCAAACCATCAAGAGCTATCTAAACACTGGCTACATAATGGATTTATTCAAGTAAATAACGAAAAAATGAGCAAAAGTCTTGGTAACTCATTTTTTATTAAAGATGCCCTAAATATCGCACCAGGAGAGGCTGTAAGATTTTATTTAATGAGTAGCCATTATAGGGCAAATTTCAACTACGATATAGGAGATTTACTCTCTAGCAAAAAGCGTCTTGATAAAATTTATAGATTAAAAAAACGCTTAAGCGGTATAAATAGCGGTAGTATAGATATAGAGTTTAAAACTGCTTTATTAGATGCTCTAAAAGATGATTTAAACATCTCAATAGCTCTAGCTAAAGTCGATGAAATGGTCAATCAAGCCAATATAAATCTAGATAAAGAACCAAAAAATAAATTGCTAAAATCTACTATAATGGCAAATTTAGATTTTATCAAAGATACCCTTGGAATCTTATATCAAGATGAGTTTGAATGGTTTCAATATGGATTTAACGATGAGCAAAAAGAGCAAATTTCAAATTTAATAAATGATAGAAATATAGCCAAAGCAGCTAAAGATTATGCAAAAGCTGATCTTATAAGAGATAAACTAACAGCTTTAGGAGTTGCTATAATGGATACGCCAAATGGAGTAAAATGGGAGAGAATATGGACGGAATAGTAGAAGTTTTTAGACGATTTAAATCATATTATAAAGAGTATATACCACAATTTGCCATATCAATCATTGGAATGATTATGGCTAGTGTTGGAACTGCGGTTTCTGCTTGGCTTGTTAAACCTGTGCTTGATTATATTTTTATCCAAAAAGATGAAAATTTACTATATCTACTTCCATATGCAATTATAGCAATATATTTTCTAAAAAGCCTTGGCATATATCTACAAGTATATTTTACAGCCTATATCGGACAAGATATGGTAAGGCGTTTTAGACATAAACAACTTGATAATATCCTAAGTCTTGATATGAGCTTTTTTCATAAATATAGAAGTGGCGAGCTTATGAGTAGGATTATGGGAGATATAGAAAGAATTCGCTCTATAGTATCAAATTTAATCCCTGAGCTAGTTCGTGAATTTGTAACAATTATCGGTTTATTGTGCGTGGTAATATATCAAAGTCCTACTTTAGCCCTATTTTCTTTAATAGTTTTGCCAGCAGCATTTTATCCATTATCAAGACTAGCTAAAAAGATGCGAAAACTTAGCCGAACATCACAAGAGACATCAAGCGATATCACATCGGTATTAAGTGAAATATTTGCAAATATTGAGATAGTAAAGGCTAATAGCGCACAAGAAAAAGAGCTTAATAAATTTGATACACAAAATGATAAAATATTTAAATTAAATTTAAAATCTGTAAAAGTAAATGCCCTTGTAAGCCCTATGATGGAGACTCTAGGCTCTGTTGGCATTGCTGTTACTATTATAATTGGCGGACAACAAGTAATAAATGGAGAAATTACCGTAGGTAGCTTCTTTAGTTTTCTTACAGCTCTATTTATGCTTTATACACCAATTAAAAGAATAACTAATATATATAATCAAATGCAAGATGCAGTAGTAGCTAGCCAAAGAACATTTGAGCTACTTGATATGAGCCCAAGTATAGTAGATGGAAATTTAAACTTTCCAAATGTAGTAAATTCAATCACAATTCAAGATTTAAAATTTAGCTACGGAGATAAAATTGCACTAAATGGTATAAATCTTAAAGTCTATAAGGGTCAAATGATAGCACTAGTAGGTAGTAGCGGCGGAGGCAAAAGCACATTAATAAATTTACTAATGAGATTTTACGATCCAGATTCAGGCATAATCTTAATAAACGAAAATGATATAAGCGAATTTAAGATCGATAATCTAAGGCAAAATATCGGTCTAGTAACTCAAAGAGTATATATATTCAACGATACAGTAGCGGCCAATGTAGCATATGGGGCTTTGCTTGATGAGGCTAAAGTTATAAAAGCACTCAAGATGGCAAATGCTTGGAGTTTTGTACAAAATATGCAAAATGGTATCTACACTCAATTAAACGAATATGGAGCCAATCTAAGTGGCGGTCAAAGACAAAGAATAGCAATTGCTAGAGCCTTATATCATGATCCGCAAATTTTAATATTTGATGAAGCTACTAGCGCATTAGATAATGAGAGCGAACAAGAGATAACTAAAGCTATTGAGAATTTAAGCAGCGATAAGATAATTTTTGTCATAGCTCATAGATTATCAACTATTAAAAACGCTGATAAAATCGCAGTTATTAGCTCTGGTAAAATAGCAGGATTTGGCACAGATAAAGAGTTAGAGAGTGAGTGTGAGATATATAAAAAATTAAAGCTTGTAACTATTGAGCAAAATGAAACAAAAAATAGTATATAATGGT of Campylobacter vicugnae contains these proteins:
- a CDS encoding DHH family phosphoesterase, with amino-acid sequence MKIYHLSHTDLDGYSCQFVSSFYLKNVEFYNSNYGKEIDKKMSHIISKIGDEKAVILITDLNLTKAQCQSYEEQLKGKDVKLILLDHHQTGAECAQEFSWYYLDNSRSATKICYDFFSAMFGADERLGAYCDVVNAVDIWLKDDPNFELGKVCMGAIAGAKEINKVMFEDEHIEYIFYLMRNFCEFLSLNNAHIELDNRLHGIKKEFFYLKNDDTLSNLNSNYLVRRLGANKDKFSINYRGSKGILTYNIGSASVIGNDFLVANPEFDFFIDMTSKKTMSFRSNGEFDVSLMAKELCDGGGHKNASGGFFAGFSDSYNYDEIKAQVVNLINKKTGE
- the flhA gene encoding flagellar biosynthesis protein FlhA; translation: MAKRNILTMVAPFLAPIIKAKSLTVVFVIVAILAIIIVPLPSAVLDFFLALSIAISVLIILISIYIPKPTDLSTFPTLVLIVTLFRLALNIATTRMILSEGHNGPEEVSEIIASFGKFVVGGNYVIGIIVFCILVLINFMVVTKGSTRVSEVQARFTLDAMPGKQMAIDADLNAGLIDEQTAKQRRQDIISEANFYGAMDGSSKFIKGDAVAGIIITIINIIGGFLIGAFQYDMAIKDAASTYTILTIGDGLVSQIPGLITSTATAIIITRASKDEDNFAEGVVNQLLGEYKTLLIVGFILFVFALVPGLPTLSLGFMGLLFIGIGFVMKQIEDGKIDFSAIKNDKQSSQQSPTGSKAAPASANKIPKKSEEEIAMEEQAKIDDILKIEILELDLGYGLLKLADGDLVERIRAMRRNMATMLGFLMPKIRLRDNILLGPNEYKFKLKGVVIGSGIVYPDKCLAMDSGYVSADIDGIAVKDPAFGLDALWIDQNYKEDAILSGYTVADAASVISTHMSELVKQNASELLTKQEVQNILEKVKSEYSVVVEDTLKVVGVGVIQKVLKALLKDNIPIKDMLSILEAISDVAEVSKNLDMIIEHVRAALARVITSIYSDENGQLNFYILDAPAQQKLIESLSYKDGAYTMMINVAQTSAIVSALRAKRENRPISEQGDMVLCVEPSIRKFIANIVQNFSIDIAVLSFAEIAPNTQFETLGTIEIPEL
- a CDS encoding RrF2 family transcriptional regulator; translated protein: MLFTKASEYAMLSLILLSQAKHPKDVDTISSELGISKSFLAKILQNLAKEGILNSFKGANGGFVLADKPSNLSIKYILESAEKRKVNVFECASSRCDCPSSKGDGCKIWPMFNDLQGRIDEFLDQITLADIMKR
- a CDS encoding EamA family transporter, with the translated sequence MANLWIATFIWAFSFPLIGHYIAGVVDSYFAVLFRSSVAFLIFLPFLNLSLNLSLKLKLLAIGGLQIGLMSIFYYHSFLYLNVSEVALFTIFTPFYLSLIYDLISKKFKKLYLISIALCIFGAFVIKFESWNFNSLYGFVLVQMANICFGAAQALYKITCENIGSYKGYFGYFYLGAVLVSSCSFIIFGDTQLLPKEPKSWIILLYLGAISSGLGYYLWNSGAIRVDSGVLAIMNNAIIPIAILVNAIFWGIDFEPIKMIIGGFLIILALLLQNKFKTMYNI
- the murJ gene encoding murein biosynthesis integral membrane protein MurJ, with the translated sequence MLKHFFTNSIGILCSRVLGFIRDLMTANALGASIWSDIFFVAFKLPNLFRRLFGEGAFSQAFMPNLIKISQKGLFAAEILIKLSLTMLIISLIVMLFAPLVTKILAYGFSADTIALAVPLVRINFWYLLAIFIVTLLSSMLQYKNHFATTAFSTALLNISMIIALLLAMNLDQKTAALYLSWGVVIGGLLQVLSHIIALKKVNLLRLLTLGIAKFAKGKRAKAKGFWQNFGHGIMGSSANQLSDFISTFIASFLATGAISYLYYANRIFQLPLALFAIALSTAIFPKITKAIKSNNNQIALNLFKKSFSLLFFLLLFSTIGGYILSKEIIWLLFQRGEFNTQNTIESAKVLQMYILGLLPFGLYKLFSLWLYAKMQQKIAAKIAIYSLFINTALCIILFKPLGASGLALAGSISGVFLLVYVIFVFGIRQFLGIILEKINLITIILSAVFAYLLIELKDFVYANL
- the cysS gene encoding cysteine--tRNA ligase; protein product: MQIYDTVLKQKVKLSPLNKDEINIYVCGPTVYDDAHLGHAKSSISFDLLRRVLIALGYKVKFVKNFTDIDDKILAKMKSSNQSLEQITTYYIDRYKNDMNALNVLNADIEPKATESLDAIINYIQKLEQNGATYRLEDGIYFDTSKDDKYLSLSGRKDENLIARVASSGTKKDEKDFVLWKFDDQWYDSPFGKGRPGWHTECVAMIEQIFAKMIDIHAGGADLLFPHHENEAAQCRCANHQELSKHWLHNGFIQVNNEKMSKSLGNSFFIKDALNIAPGEAVRFYLMSSHYRANFNYDIGDLLSSKKRLDKIYRLKKRLSGINSGSIDIEFKTALLDALKDDLNISIALAKVDEMVNQANINLDKEPKNKLLKSTIMANLDFIKDTLGILYQDEFEWFQYGFNDEQKEQISNLINDRNIAKAAKDYAKADLIRDKLTALGVAIMDTPNGVKWERIWTE
- a CDS encoding ABC transporter ATP-binding protein; translation: MGENMDGIVEVFRRFKSYYKEYIPQFAISIIGMIMASVGTAVSAWLVKPVLDYIFIQKDENLLYLLPYAIIAIYFLKSLGIYLQVYFTAYIGQDMVRRFRHKQLDNILSLDMSFFHKYRSGELMSRIMGDIERIRSIVSNLIPELVREFVTIIGLLCVVIYQSPTLALFSLIVLPAAFYPLSRLAKKMRKLSRTSQETSSDITSVLSEIFANIEIVKANSAQEKELNKFDTQNDKIFKLNLKSVKVNALVSPMMETLGSVGIAVTIIIGGQQVINGEITVGSFFSFLTALFMLYTPIKRITNIYNQMQDAVVASQRTFELLDMSPSIVDGNLNFPNVVNSITIQDLKFSYGDKIALNGINLKVYKGQMIALVGSSGGGKSTLINLLMRFYDPDSGIILINENDISEFKIDNLRQNIGLVTQRVYIFNDTVAANVAYGALLDEAKVIKALKMANAWSFVQNMQNGIYTQLNEYGANLSGGQRQRIAIARALYHDPQILIFDEATSALDNESEQEITKAIENLSSDKIIFVIAHRLSTIKNADKIAVISSGKIAGFGTDKELESECEIYKKLKLVTIEQNETKNSI